The proteins below are encoded in one region of Gammaproteobacteria bacterium:
- the ppc gene encoding phosphoenolpyruvate carboxylase: MQTPISAQNDKELRARVKLLGTLLGNVLRAQAGHKVYAAVENLRKGYLKLRKEESEALRVRLMAFIENLDEVTLEQVIRAFSTYFSLVNIAEEAHAHRQRRRQMQRGGPLWMGSFDATLREFYNRGTSPEKLQELVDQLRYMPVLTAHPTEARRRTIMEAQRRIFLSTDRLNTPALGPEVRREIIEALEAQILTLWRTNEVRTHKPKVEDEIRYGLFYFKESLFTAVPTVYRFFDKAVRRTYGMDNHGLPLIHAPSFLRFGSWIGGDRDGNPFVTPEVTELAIRLQMQEVLTEYLRRINDLRHVLTHSLLLCEPSEAFMHSLKEDEPITGAVFNGATTRFQGEPYRRKLYIMRHRIMETLNTVRRRLHGERAVLPAAAYTTPGDFLRDLYVIRDSLISHGDTAIANSELQDLIRLVESFGFHMLNLDVRQESTVHTRAVTEVIDRLEPETDYTRLSEAERLRLLSALVERPELPMLDEEALSEETRQTLEVVKVMRRLREEAGEATFGSYVISMTHTASHVLEVMLLARLGGLVGYDAQGEQFCNIIISPLFETIDDLQHVETVLTDLLDNDVYARLLKRSGNLQEVMLGYSDSCKDGGIISSSWNLYDAQKKIIRITEAHGVRCRLFHGRGGTIGRGGGPTHESILAQPPGTAHGEIKFTEQGEVLSYKYSNAETAAYELTMGITGLFKASRSVIEPIAEDRTEYLAVMDELSQAGEAQYRELTDRTEGFLDYFYEITPVQEIGQMNIGSRPSHRKKADRSKSSIRAIPWVFGWAQSRHTLPAWYGIGTALASYTSRGPEALAQLRRMYDEWPFLHSLLSNVQMSLTKADMSTAEEYAQLSQQPEQARRIFTMIREEHARTVEQVLQISQTQTLLEENEPLSLSLSRRDPYLDPLNHIQIMLLRRHREHPAPEGELSPWLSPLLRSINAIAAGMRNTG; encoded by the coding sequence ATGCAGACACCGATATCTGCCCAGAACGACAAGGAACTGCGTGCCCGCGTCAAACTGCTCGGCACCCTCCTTGGCAACGTGCTGCGCGCGCAGGCAGGCCACAAGGTCTACGCCGCCGTGGAGAACCTGCGCAAAGGCTATCTGAAGCTGCGCAAAGAGGAGAGTGAAGCCCTGCGTGTGCGCCTCATGGCGTTTATCGAAAATCTGGACGAGGTCACCCTGGAGCAGGTCATCCGCGCCTTCAGCACCTATTTCTCCCTGGTGAACATCGCCGAGGAGGCCCATGCCCACCGCCAGCGGCGGCGGCAGATGCAGCGGGGCGGCCCGCTGTGGATGGGCTCTTTCGACGCCACCCTGCGCGAGTTCTACAACCGCGGCACCTCCCCCGAAAAGCTGCAGGAACTGGTCGACCAGCTGCGCTACATGCCCGTATTGACGGCCCATCCGACCGAGGCGCGCCGCCGCACCATCATGGAGGCGCAGCGCCGTATCTTCCTGTCCACCGACCGGCTGAACACGCCCGCATTGGGCCCCGAGGTGCGTCGCGAGATCATCGAGGCCCTGGAAGCGCAGATCCTGACCCTGTGGCGCACCAACGAGGTGCGCACCCACAAGCCCAAGGTGGAGGACGAGATCCGCTACGGGTTGTTCTACTTCAAGGAAAGCCTGTTCACCGCCGTCCCCACCGTCTACCGCTTTTTCGACAAGGCGGTGCGCCGCACCTACGGCATGGACAACCATGGCCTGCCCCTGATCCACGCCCCGAGCTTCCTGCGCTTCGGCTCCTGGATCGGCGGCGACCGGGACGGCAACCCGTTCGTCACCCCGGAGGTGACCGAGCTGGCCATCCGCCTGCAGATGCAGGAGGTGCTGACCGAATACCTGCGCCGCATCAACGACCTGCGCCATGTGCTGACCCACTCGCTGCTGCTGTGCGAGCCGTCGGAAGCCTTCATGCACAGCCTGAAGGAGGACGAACCGATCACCGGCGCCGTCTTCAACGGTGCCACCACGCGCTTCCAGGGCGAACCCTACCGCCGCAAGCTGTACATCATGCGGCACCGCATCATGGAAACGCTCAACACCGTGCGCCGGCGCCTGCACGGCGAACGCGCCGTTCTGCCTGCCGCGGCGTACACCACGCCCGGCGATTTTCTGCGCGACCTGTATGTGATCCGCGACTCGCTGATCAGCCATGGCGACACCGCCATTGCCAACAGCGAGCTGCAGGACCTGATCCGCCTGGTGGAAAGCTTCGGCTTCCACATGCTGAACCTGGACGTGCGCCAGGAATCGACGGTGCACACGCGCGCGGTGACGGAGGTCATCGACCGGCTGGAGCCCGAAACCGACTATACCCGCCTCTCCGAGGCCGAACGCCTGCGCCTGCTGTCCGCCCTCGTCGAGCGCCCCGAACTGCCGATGCTGGACGAGGAGGCGCTGAGCGAAGAAACCCGCCAGACCCTGGAAGTCGTCAAGGTCATGCGCCGCCTGCGTGAAGAAGCCGGCGAGGCGACATTCGGCAGCTACGTGATCTCCATGACCCATACCGCCAGCCATGTGCTGGAGGTCATGCTGCTGGCCCGACTGGGCGGCCTGGTGGGCTATGACGCGCAGGGCGAGCAGTTCTGCAACATCATCATCTCGCCCCTGTTCGAGACCATCGACGACCTGCAGCATGTCGAGACGGTGCTCACCGACCTGCTGGACAACGATGTCTATGCCCGGCTGCTCAAACGGTCCGGCAACCTGCAGGAAGTCATGCTGGGTTATTCGGATTCGTGCAAGGACGGCGGCATCATCTCGTCCTCCTGGAACCTGTACGACGCCCAGAAAAAGATCATCCGCATCACGGAGGCGCACGGCGTGCGCTGCCGCCTGTTCCACGGCCGCGGCGGCACCATCGGCCGCGGCGGCGGCCCGACCCACGAATCGATCCTGGCGCAGCCGCCGGGCACCGCGCACGGCGAAATCAAGTTCACCGAGCAGGGCGAGGTGCTGTCCTACAAGTACAGCAACGCCGAAACCGCGGCCTACGAACTGACCATGGGCATCACCGGTCTGTTCAAGGCCAGCCGCAGCGTCATCGAGCCGATCGCCGAGGACCGCACCGAATACCTGGCGGTGATGGACGAGCTCTCCCAGGCCGGCGAAGCGCAATACCGCGAACTGACCGATCGCACCGAAGGATTCCTCGACTATTTCTACGAGATCACACCGGTGCAGGAAATCGGCCAGATGAACATCGGTTCACGTCCCTCGCACCGCAAGAAGGCCGACCGCTCCAAAAGCTCGATCCGGGCCATCCCCTGGGTCTTCGGCTGGGCCCAGTCGCGCCACACCCTTCCAGCGTGGTATGGCATCGGCACCGCGCTCGCCTCCTACACCAGCCGCGGCCCGGAGGCGCTGGCACAGCTGCGCAGGATGTACGACGAATGGCCCTTCCTCCACTCGCTGCTCAGCAACGTACAGATGTCGCTGACCAAGGCGGACATGAGCACGGCCGAGGAATATGCCCAGCTCAGCCAGCAGCCCGAGCAGGCGCGCCGCATCTTTACCATGATCCGCGAGGAACACGCGCGCACGGTGGAACAGGTCCTGCAAATCTCCCAGACCCAGACCCTGCTCGAGGAAAACGAGCCGCTGTCGCTGTCGCTCTCGCGCCGCGACCCCTACCTGGACCCCCTCAACCACATCCAGATCATGCTGCTGCGCCGACACCGTGAACATCCCGCCCCGGAAGGCGAGCTCTCGCCCTGGTTGAGCCCGCTGCTGCGCTCCATCAACGCCATCGCCGCGGGCATGCGCAACACCGGCTGA
- the glgA gene encoding glycogen synthase GlgA, whose protein sequence is MKILFASSEVFPLIKTGGLADVSASLPRALKTLRQDVRIVMPAYLEVLEGLKNPTVVAEFTDDGESARLLESRLPGSRAPLYLLDCPRYFARAGDPYRSPDGRDWQDNHLRFGYFNRIIARLALDQAGLEWRPDILHCNDWQSALAPALLHAYPERPGVVFTAHNLAYQGLFPWEAYKTLGLPDHLMTTHGLEFFGKLSFIKGGLVYADRITTVSPTYAQEIRTPSYGYGLEGLLLYRGDDLVGIMNGIDPAIWDPAHDRHLKRTYDASDLAGKAANKRALQAECGLPEAEQSPLVGHIGRLVEQKGIDLTLAALPRLLESQPKLQTIVLGSGEKRFEQALKELAKRYPRQLAVHIGYDEALAHRIEAGADIFVMPSRFEPCGLNQLYSLRYGTVPVVRRTGGLADSVVDVAEGNIADGTATGFIFDKALPDALRGTLERALALYPHTQRWHALMLNGMQRDFSWQKSAKRYLELYSQLRKTRPT, encoded by the coding sequence ATGAAGATTCTTTTTGCCAGCAGCGAAGTCTTTCCGCTGATCAAGACCGGAGGACTGGCCGATGTCAGCGCCAGCCTGCCCAGAGCACTCAAGACCCTGCGTCAGGACGTGCGCATCGTCATGCCCGCGTACCTGGAGGTACTGGAAGGCCTGAAGAATCCGACCGTGGTCGCCGAATTCACCGACGACGGCGAGTCCGCCAGGCTGCTGGAAAGCCGCCTCCCGGGCAGCCGGGCGCCGCTTTACCTGCTCGACTGCCCGCGCTATTTCGCCCGCGCCGGCGACCCCTACCGTTCGCCCGACGGGCGGGACTGGCAGGACAACCACCTGCGCTTTGGTTATTTCAACCGCATCATCGCGAGGCTTGCGCTCGATCAGGCCGGGCTGGAGTGGCGCCCCGACATCCTGCACTGCAACGACTGGCAAAGCGCGCTGGCGCCCGCCCTGCTGCACGCCTACCCGGAACGTCCGGGCGTGGTCTTCACGGCGCACAACCTCGCCTATCAGGGCCTGTTTCCGTGGGAGGCCTACAAGACGCTGGGGCTGCCCGACCATCTCATGACCACCCACGGGCTGGAGTTCTTCGGCAAGCTCTCCTTCATTAAGGGCGGGCTGGTGTACGCCGATCGCATCACCACGGTCAGCCCCACCTACGCGCAGGAGATCCGTACCCCGTCCTACGGTTACGGCCTGGAGGGTCTGCTGCTTTACCGGGGCGACGACCTGGTGGGCATCATGAACGGTATCGACCCGGCCATCTGGGACCCGGCTCACGACCGCCATCTCAAACGCACCTACGACGCCAGCGACCTGGCCGGCAAGGCCGCCAACAAACGCGCCCTGCAGGCCGAATGCGGGCTGCCCGAAGCGGAGCAGTCACCCCTGGTCGGCCATATCGGGCGGCTGGTCGAACAAAAAGGCATCGATCTGACCCTGGCCGCTCTGCCGCGGCTGCTGGAAAGCCAGCCGAAGCTGCAAACAATCGTGCTCGGTTCGGGCGAGAAGCGCTTCGAACAGGCATTGAAGGAACTGGCCAAGCGCTATCCGCGCCAGCTTGCGGTGCATATCGGCTACGATGAGGCCCTCGCGCACCGCATCGAGGCCGGCGCGGACATCTTCGTCATGCCCTCGCGCTTCGAGCCCTGCGGCCTCAACCAGCTCTACAGCCTGCGCTACGGGACGGTGCCGGTGGTGCGCCGCACCGGCGGGCTGGCCGACAGCGTGGTGGACGTCGCCGAGGGCAACATCGCCGACGGCACGGCCACCGGCTTCATATTCGACAAGGCCCTGCCTGATGCCCTGCGTGGCACCCTGGAACGGGCGCTTGCACTCTATCCGCACACCCAGCGCTGGCATGCGCTCATGCTGAACGGCATGCAGCGCGACTTCAGCTGGCAGAAGAGCGCCAAGCGCTATCTGGAACTCTATTCCCAGCTGCGCAAAACCCGCCCGACTTAA